From the Methanobacterium sp. CWC-01 genome, the window GAAGCAAGCCACCACGAAGTAGCTCCTGGTCAGCACGAAATCAGTTTCAAGTTTGACGATGCTTTAAAGACTGCCGACGCAGTAATAACTTTTAAACAGGCTATTAAGGCTATCGTGGACAAAATGGGTTACTTAGTAACTTTTATGCCCAAACCGTTCTTTGGAGAAAACGGTAGTGGTATGCACTGTCACCAGAGCCTCTTTAAACATAGCGAAAACCTTTTCTACGATCCTGAAGGGAAAAATCAACTCTCCCAGGAAGCCATGTACTTTATGGGAGGTCTCCTAAAGCACTCCCCTGCCCTGGCTTGCGTGGTAGCTCCCACCATCAACTCCTATAAAAGATTGGTACCCGGATACGAAGCCCCTGTGTACATCTCCTATGGACTTAAGAATCGTTCCACCCTGGTTAGGGTGCCCGCTTCACGCGGTAAAGGAACCCGTATAGAGTTCCGTTGCCCAGACCCATCCTGTAACCCCTATTTAGCTTTCGCAGCTATGCTGGAAGCAGGAATGGATGGTATCAAAAATAAAGTGGACCCTGGAGAACCAGTGGAAATCGACGTGTTCGGACTGGACGAGTCCGGTCTGGAGGAAATGGGGATCAAAACCTTACCTTCCAGCCTATGGGAAGCGTATCATGCCCTGGAGAAGGATGAAGTTATTAAAAACGCCCTGGGCGAACATATATACCCACAATTTTACCAGTTAAAAAGAAAAGAATGGGATGATTACCGTATCCAAGTATTCCGGTACGAGCAGGACAAGTATCTGCAAATCTAACCCCCTATTTCTTTTTTATTTATTTTTATTGAATTTGGTTTTGTTTTAAAAAAGTATTTAAACTCTCCTCCTACAACTTAAAACAGAAATAAGATGGTGAGGTAATGCCACAGGAAACAGACCGCAAGATGATGGAGATTTTAAGGATTCTGGCGGACCGAGAAGATGTTCTGGGTGCCAAAACCATAGCCGAAGGCCTTAAAAATAAAGGATATGACCTTGGAGAGAGAGCAGTTCGATACCATATGCGGATATTGGATGAAAAAGGATTCACAGAACGTATAGGTTACGCTGGACGCCGAATCACTC encodes:
- the glnA gene encoding type I glutamate--ammonia ligase is translated as MEDKIGKVIQEIERCGTKFVRLQFVDIHGTPKNMAVPLVKPDDMEDILKDGLLFDGSSVAGFVNINESDLIIKPDPETFSHLPWRPEEKGVCRFICDIYWPDGKPFEGDPRYILKRTLEKAKNDGYEYNVGPEPEFFIVEKDEDGRIHPHDNGVYFDVEPVDQGTDMRRELVLGLEELKFEVEASHHEVAPGQHEISFKFDDALKTADAVITFKQAIKAIVDKMGYLVTFMPKPFFGENGSGMHCHQSLFKHSENLFYDPEGKNQLSQEAMYFMGGLLKHSPALACVVAPTINSYKRLVPGYEAPVYISYGLKNRSTLVRVPASRGKGTRIEFRCPDPSCNPYLAFAAMLEAGMDGIKNKVDPGEPVEIDVFGLDESGLEEMGIKTLPSSLWEAYHALEKDEVIKNALGEHIYPQFYQLKRKEWDDYRIQVFRYEQDKYLQI